One genomic segment of Rubripirellula amarantea includes these proteins:
- a CDS encoding Rieske (2Fe-2S) protein yields the protein MSHENWIPVAQSNAVCDDAAIEVVVGQQIIAVFRSDGVLYALDGMCAHQGGPIAEGTVAHGCVTCPWHGWQYELASGIQTINRQPLQRVYEVRERDGMIEVLAEPS from the coding sequence ATGTCGCATGAAAACTGGATCCCCGTCGCTCAATCCAATGCGGTCTGCGATGACGCCGCGATCGAAGTGGTGGTCGGCCAGCAAATTATCGCGGTCTTCCGAAGCGACGGTGTCCTGTATGCGCTCGATGGCATGTGTGCTCATCAAGGCGGACCGATTGCCGAGGGTACGGTGGCGCATGGATGCGTGACTTGTCCGTGGCACGGCTGGCAATACGAACTTGCTAGCGGTATCCAGACCATCAATCGCCAACCGTTGCAGCGAGTTTACGAGGTCCGCGAACGTGATGGCATGATCGAAGTGCTAGCTGAACCGAGCTAA
- a CDS encoding alpha/beta hydrolase, which translates to MSNAKPSPQMTIDQKPKAPSRSVKRKKYRPVRSLPVRIVLGMAKLALMFYVGLLIAMVLMEERIVYPGAYMNSAGRSVTPVPGIETVTYIAPGEVTIHSRLIERDDASDVVLFLHGNGVKAAWLDQWTKTLSDTFRANVLTAEYRGFEDDIRPTERGVIEDCFAARNFLCDRYGIEPTDIIVYGQSLGGGCAAALACRDGAKALVLERTFDSLYAVGAKKYPFLPVKSLMKNRYDSAARLTVYEGPLLQIHGTQDKIVPLERARSLYAAARTDIKEFVEVPGLGHNEPLSPTVLKQAAQWVNQSTRTQ; encoded by the coding sequence ATGTCTAACGCTAAGCCGTCCCCGCAGATGACGATCGACCAGAAGCCCAAGGCACCTTCGAGGTCAGTCAAACGCAAGAAGTACAGGCCCGTACGAAGCCTTCCGGTTCGGATTGTTCTGGGGATGGCCAAATTGGCATTGATGTTTTACGTGGGCTTGTTGATCGCAATGGTGTTGATGGAAGAGCGGATCGTGTACCCCGGCGCGTACATGAACTCGGCCGGCCGATCCGTAACGCCCGTGCCGGGTATTGAAACGGTGACGTACATCGCACCAGGCGAGGTCACGATTCATTCACGCTTGATCGAACGTGATGACGCCAGCGACGTGGTTTTGTTTCTGCATGGAAACGGAGTCAAAGCGGCTTGGTTGGACCAATGGACCAAAACGCTGTCTGATACTTTTCGAGCCAACGTGCTGACCGCCGAGTATCGAGGCTTTGAAGACGACATCAGGCCAACCGAGCGAGGTGTCATCGAGGATTGCTTTGCCGCTCGCAACTTTTTATGCGATCGCTACGGTATCGAGCCAACGGACATCATTGTCTACGGGCAATCGCTCGGAGGAGGCTGTGCCGCGGCGTTGGCCTGTCGCGACGGTGCTAAAGCGTTGGTCCTCGAACGTACCTTTGACAGTCTTTACGCGGTGGGCGCAAAGAAGTACCCGTTCTTACCCGTCAAGTCATTGATGAAGAACCGCTACGATTCCGCAGCGAGGTTGACGGTTTACGAAGGGCCGTTGCTGCAAATCCATGGTACCCAAGACAAGATCGTACCGTTGGAACGTGCCAGATCGCTCTACGCTGCTGCGAGAACCGACATCAAGGAGTTCGTCGAGGTGCCGGGACTAGGTCACAACGAACCACTGAGTCCGACGGTTCTCAAGCAAGCCGCACAGTGGGTCAATCAATCCACTCGCACACAGTAG
- a CDS encoding M16 family metallopeptidase, translating to MAATPIFSCDSRLAFIPRILALGLIAAWLPIIAFADEPTKEDSVTESAASLPEKITEIEGISEYKLENGVRVLLFPDPSKEVVTVNMTVFVGSRHEGYGEAGMAHLLEHMLFKGTPSHPDIPKVLKDRGAGNSMNGTTWMDRTNYYETLPASGDNLEFAIRLEADRLVNSFIKGEDLESEMTVVRNEFESGENSPIRVLMQRMQSAAFDWHNYGRSTIGNRSDIERVPVVRLRKFYKKFYRPDNVMVVVAGKFEPSEALKHVEQYFGSLKKPDTPIDDTYTTEPAQDGERTVVLRRVGEVQFAGTAYHIPASSHPDFAAAKALMYIMGDEPSGRLYKNMVETKLASNVYAIAYAFTEPGLFMTIAEIPMENSLEQGRQTLIDIMEHGFEENPITEKELNRAVQQMLKSRELESADPGRLAISLSDWAAQGDWRLYFLFRDAIEALTVDDVQRVADRYFTQNNRTVGLFIPSEKSDRAIIPESPDLQQVLKDYKGREAMAAGEVFDPTPLAIEERTERGTLVGGIEYALMPKKTRGETVNLLMTLRFGTPETLADKVGPMELMGLLMSKGTEKLDNTELQDELTRLRTELSINSTTGVLQMSVKTKREFLPEVIELIADIARNPKLDAAELDVIKRQVVTGLQKSTVEPQALAPRAVRRALSPYPKGDVRYVQTFDEEIAMYESVTVDEIRSLHEDFLSNQQGELAVVGDFEADQVKSLLKDRFADWKSDIEFVRADREAHPEIAGETIAIETPDKANALLYSSQQYSLSDTDPEYASLVLGNYILGGGSLSSRLGNRVRQQEGLSYGVRSGLSSKERDKRVDFTLYAITNPGNKDRLLEVIMEELDLIRDQGVTEEELAQAKVAYLQAAKVRRTNDGAVAGDLLSTLFDGRTMAAAAEHESQIEAATVESVNSAIKKYIVPEKLVIAVAGDFAAAAKEASEKAANAKDDGTSESSEQKAAAASAN from the coding sequence GTGGCTGCTACGCCAATTTTCTCTTGCGATTCTCGACTCGCATTCATTCCCCGCATTCTAGCCTTAGGACTGATCGCCGCTTGGTTGCCGATCATCGCCTTCGCCGACGAACCCACTAAGGAAGACTCCGTGACTGAATCTGCTGCTTCACTTCCAGAGAAGATCACCGAGATCGAGGGAATTTCGGAATACAAGCTCGAGAATGGCGTGCGAGTGTTGTTGTTCCCCGACCCCAGCAAAGAAGTCGTCACGGTCAACATGACTGTGTTTGTCGGTTCTCGTCACGAAGGCTATGGCGAAGCCGGCATGGCTCACCTGCTCGAACACATGTTGTTCAAAGGTACGCCTAGTCACCCCGATATTCCTAAGGTCTTAAAGGATCGCGGTGCTGGTAATTCAATGAATGGCACCACGTGGATGGACCGCACCAACTACTACGAGACCTTGCCGGCTAGCGGCGACAATCTTGAGTTCGCGATCCGCCTGGAAGCTGACCGGTTGGTCAACAGCTTCATCAAGGGCGAAGACCTCGAGAGCGAAATGACCGTGGTTCGCAACGAGTTCGAGAGCGGTGAAAATTCGCCGATCCGTGTCCTGATGCAGCGGATGCAGTCCGCGGCTTTCGATTGGCACAACTACGGCCGTTCGACGATTGGCAACCGCAGCGACATCGAACGCGTGCCTGTGGTTCGGTTGCGTAAGTTCTACAAGAAGTTTTACCGCCCGGATAACGTCATGGTCGTTGTCGCCGGTAAGTTCGAACCGTCCGAAGCACTCAAGCACGTCGAACAATACTTCGGTTCGCTCAAGAAACCCGACACCCCGATCGACGACACTTACACGACCGAACCGGCGCAAGACGGTGAGCGAACCGTGGTGCTGCGACGCGTCGGTGAAGTCCAGTTTGCTGGAACGGCGTACCACATTCCCGCCAGCAGCCACCCTGACTTCGCCGCCGCCAAAGCGCTGATGTACATCATGGGTGACGAACCGAGCGGCCGGCTTTACAAGAACATGGTTGAAACCAAATTGGCATCGAATGTTTACGCGATCGCGTACGCGTTCACCGAACCGGGTTTATTCATGACGATTGCGGAAATCCCAATGGAAAACTCGCTCGAACAGGGACGCCAAACCCTGATCGACATCATGGAACATGGGTTTGAAGAAAACCCGATCACCGAAAAAGAGCTCAACCGTGCCGTGCAACAAATGCTCAAGAGTCGCGAACTCGAATCGGCCGACCCAGGTCGTCTGGCGATCTCGTTAAGCGATTGGGCCGCCCAAGGTGATTGGCGTTTGTACTTCCTGTTTCGCGATGCAATCGAGGCTTTGACAGTCGATGACGTTCAACGGGTTGCCGACCGATACTTTACGCAAAACAACCGAACGGTTGGCCTGTTCATTCCCAGTGAGAAGTCTGATCGAGCGATCATTCCCGAATCACCTGACTTGCAGCAAGTGTTGAAGGACTACAAAGGCCGCGAAGCGATGGCGGCTGGCGAAGTATTTGACCCAACGCCGCTCGCCATCGAAGAACGTACCGAGCGAGGCACGTTGGTAGGCGGGATCGAGTACGCACTGATGCCAAAGAAGACTCGAGGCGAAACGGTCAACCTTCTAATGACGTTGCGATTCGGTACCCCGGAAACTCTGGCGGACAAAGTGGGCCCGATGGAATTGATGGGACTGCTAATGTCCAAGGGCACCGAGAAATTGGACAATACCGAATTGCAAGACGAATTGACGCGGCTGCGTACCGAGTTGTCCATCAACTCCACCACCGGTGTGCTGCAGATGTCAGTGAAAACGAAGCGAGAGTTCTTGCCCGAAGTGATCGAATTGATCGCCGACATTGCACGAAATCCAAAACTTGATGCGGCGGAACTCGATGTGATCAAACGCCAAGTCGTCACGGGCTTGCAGAAGAGCACGGTCGAACCCCAAGCACTTGCACCGCGTGCGGTACGCCGAGCGCTTTCGCCGTACCCCAAGGGCGACGTGCGATACGTGCAAACGTTCGACGAAGAAATCGCAATGTACGAATCCGTTACCGTCGATGAAATCAGATCACTGCACGAGGATTTCCTGAGCAACCAGCAGGGCGAGCTCGCGGTGGTGGGCGACTTCGAAGCCGATCAAGTAAAGTCGCTGCTGAAAGATCGGTTTGCGGATTGGAAGTCTGACATCGAGTTCGTACGTGCGGACCGTGAGGCTCATCCCGAGATCGCTGGCGAAACAATCGCAATCGAGACTCCAGACAAAGCAAATGCGTTGCTCTACAGCAGCCAACAATATTCGCTGTCCGATACCGATCCAGAATACGCGTCGCTAGTTCTGGGCAACTATATCCTTGGCGGTGGATCGCTAAGCAGTAGGCTGGGAAACCGCGTTCGCCAGCAAGAAGGTTTGTCCTACGGTGTCCGTAGCGGTTTGTCATCCAAAGAGCGTGACAAGCGAGTCGACTTTACGCTCTACGCGATCACCAATCCGGGTAACAAAGATCGGTTGCTCGAAGTGATCATGGAAGAGCTCGATCTGATACGTGATCAGGGCGTGACGGAGGAGGAGCTTGCCCAAGCCAAAGTCGCCTATCTGCAAGCGGCCAAGGTTCGTCGAACCAACGATGGGGCGGTGGCGGGCGACCTGCTAAGCACGTTGTTTGATGGCCGGACGATGGCTGCCGCGGCTGAGCACGAATCGCAGATTGAGGCTGCCACGGTGGAGAGCGTTAACAGCGCGATCAAGAAGTACATCGTCCCCGAGAAGCTTGTGATTGCCGTCGCGGGCGACTTTGCAGCGGCCGCGAAGGAAGCCAGCGAGAAGGCAGCCAACGCGAAGGACGACGGTACGAGTGAGTCGTCGGAACAGAAAGCGGCCGCCGCATCGGCCAACTAG
- a CDS encoding proprotein convertase P-domain-containing protein, with product MIRVCYRHPGTTSGDSSDRWLTRVPRIAIVAAIFATVVLLNVSANAQSGLRQSLERLDTDEDGKVSPEEITPLARPYLERITKARRMRLDRPNDIDKLQEAARIYYALQNGVSGEDVEPNLDGHVASLMPDDDDKLIPAFGLREVKYPYTQSDLDEAARTLRRYDRNRDGYIDRREADRARWTHRDPFNADMDKDNRLSKIELSQRYARRRMIADESDELVQRAKRVGNGIESSDPEREERRNPNEWWQRGGKSTWLTATLMGRFDRNRNGRLESNETIAMGLPISQMDLDRNGELSREELHAHVSTMQDELGDESKGLPSWFFERDLNGDGQVSMTEFTEEWSDEIMAQFLSWDTNEDGLLTETEMIASKAIVGGTYSNRTAEALPPGRTIISEIEVAEDFPIGDLNLQLSLSHSNVSHLDAYLTGPDGERIELFTEVGGGDDNFQDTVFDDQAERPIEKGKPPFEGSYRPEGASRGQAGLSAFTGKSIKGVWQLVIRGTRNERFGMLHHWSLLVRPQELTDNGDALSTGNAAMGTVFASEANEMANFNRFQRDGSQRDWRERGDSEGGDSRSRDRDEQNRRRFYEHMNREIESQVAAGKLTREQANRKWGEIKAAEERQRRERR from the coding sequence ATGATTCGCGTTTGCTACCGTCATCCCGGCACGACCTCGGGCGACTCATCGGATCGTTGGTTGACGAGGGTGCCCCGGATTGCAATCGTCGCTGCGATCTTTGCGACTGTCGTGTTGTTGAACGTCTCGGCCAACGCTCAATCGGGTCTGCGTCAGTCTCTTGAACGCCTCGACACCGATGAAGATGGCAAGGTATCACCTGAAGAGATCACGCCGTTGGCGAGGCCGTACCTTGAACGTATCACCAAAGCACGACGAATGCGGTTGGATCGTCCCAACGACATCGACAAACTGCAGGAAGCCGCACGAATCTACTACGCTCTGCAAAATGGTGTATCCGGGGAAGATGTCGAACCAAATCTTGATGGTCATGTCGCGTCGCTGATGCCCGATGACGATGACAAACTGATTCCCGCGTTTGGCCTGCGCGAAGTGAAGTACCCGTACACGCAATCCGATTTAGACGAAGCCGCCCGAACACTGCGACGGTACGATCGCAATCGGGATGGTTACATCGATCGTCGCGAGGCCGATCGAGCACGTTGGACGCATCGCGATCCATTCAACGCGGATATGGACAAGGACAACCGGCTTAGCAAGATCGAGTTGTCGCAGCGTTACGCTCGCCGACGAATGATCGCTGATGAGTCCGATGAATTGGTACAACGCGCCAAACGTGTTGGAAACGGCATCGAATCGTCGGATCCCGAACGCGAAGAACGGCGCAATCCGAATGAGTGGTGGCAACGAGGTGGAAAAAGCACTTGGTTAACCGCGACCTTGATGGGCCGATTCGATCGCAATCGAAACGGGCGACTCGAATCGAACGAGACGATCGCGATGGGGTTGCCGATCTCGCAAATGGATCTCGACCGCAATGGCGAGCTGTCCCGCGAAGAACTGCACGCTCACGTTTCGACGATGCAGGATGAACTAGGTGACGAATCGAAGGGGTTGCCGAGTTGGTTCTTTGAGCGAGACCTTAACGGTGATGGACAAGTTTCGATGACGGAGTTCACCGAGGAATGGTCCGACGAAATCATGGCCCAGTTTCTGTCTTGGGACACCAATGAAGACGGGTTGCTGACCGAGACCGAAATGATTGCTTCCAAGGCGATCGTGGGCGGAACCTATTCGAACCGAACTGCCGAAGCACTGCCGCCCGGTCGAACGATCATTTCCGAGATTGAAGTTGCCGAGGACTTTCCGATCGGTGACTTGAATCTTCAACTTTCCTTGTCTCATTCCAACGTCTCGCATCTTGACGCTTACCTGACCGGACCCGATGGCGAACGAATCGAATTGTTCACGGAAGTCGGTGGCGGTGATGACAATTTCCAAGACACGGTCTTTGACGATCAGGCCGAACGTCCAATCGAAAAAGGAAAGCCTCCGTTTGAAGGGTCGTATCGCCCTGAAGGCGCGTCGCGCGGACAAGCTGGACTGAGTGCATTCACGGGTAAAAGCATCAAAGGTGTCTGGCAGCTCGTGATCCGTGGAACTCGCAACGAACGGTTCGGGATGCTTCATCATTGGAGTCTGTTGGTTCGCCCGCAAGAGTTGACCGACAATGGCGACGCGTTGTCGACCGGCAATGCCGCGATGGGAACCGTGTTCGCCAGCGAAGCGAATGAGATGGCAAATTTCAATCGATTCCAACGCGATGGATCTCAGCGTGATTGGCGAGAACGTGGTGACTCCGAGGGAGGCGATTCGCGAAGCCGTGACCGCGATGAACAAAACCGCCGTCGGTTCTACGAACATATGAACCGTGAAATCGAGAGCCAAGTCGCCGCAGGCAAATTGACTCGCGAACAGGCCAACCGCAAATGGGGCGAGATCAAAGCCGCGGAAGAACGCCAACGTCGCGAACGACGTTAA
- a CDS encoding alpha/beta fold hydrolase: MNSVSSPSDVPLILFSGMGADASVFLPQTVAFPNLIVPEWVVPNDGDDLRSYCVRIADALAVDRPCIVGGASFGGIVALEMTRHINAMACILIGSIRGPHQLPQRIRILRPFSAALNITPLTLLQKSAALSAVAARSAGAKHLAGITRQFSRADADVLRWSARQILSWDSSYEDVDVRHIHGDRDNVFPISCVEPDEVVAGGGHVISMTHGSQVNEFLRKHISQITGT, translated from the coding sequence ATGAATAGTGTTTCCAGCCCATCCGACGTTCCTCTGATCCTGTTTTCAGGCATGGGTGCCGACGCGTCCGTCTTCCTTCCACAAACCGTCGCATTTCCGAATTTGATTGTTCCCGAGTGGGTGGTCCCCAACGATGGTGATGACTTGCGGTCGTATTGCGTGCGGATTGCTGACGCTCTCGCGGTTGACCGGCCCTGCATCGTCGGTGGAGCATCCTTCGGTGGCATCGTGGCGCTCGAGATGACGCGACATATCAATGCGATGGCTTGCATCCTGATCGGTAGCATTCGCGGGCCGCATCAGCTCCCTCAACGCATTCGAATCCTTCGGCCATTCTCCGCCGCGCTCAATATCACACCACTGACGTTACTGCAGAAATCCGCGGCATTATCTGCAGTTGCTGCCCGCAGTGCTGGTGCAAAACACCTTGCGGGTATTACCCGTCAATTCTCGCGTGCCGATGCTGATGTCCTCCGCTGGTCCGCACGGCAAATTCTTTCATGGGATTCATCCTACGAAGATGTTGACGTGCGCCACATTCACGGTGATCGCGACAACGTTTTTCCCATTTCCTGCGTTGAACCCGACGAAGTGGTTGCCGGTGGTGGGCACGTTATCTCGATGACACACGGATCGCAGGTAAACGAATTTCTCCGCAAACACATCTCGCAAATCACCGGTACCTAG
- a CDS encoding GNAT family N-acetyltransferase, with the protein MMSVTLFPIQVDGSAEDFTGALPGLAVSITEYTSAMYAKSGFVRPWIGYLAARSSTIVGTCGFKSPPDNNSVEIAYFTFPGHEGDGVATAMARELVQIAASEAPGILITAQTLVQRNASHRILEKLGFVAHSTTDHPEDGTVLVWHRNT; encoded by the coding sequence ATGATGAGCGTCACTCTCTTTCCTATTCAGGTTGACGGTTCGGCTGAAGACTTTACCGGTGCATTGCCCGGACTGGCAGTCTCGATCACGGAATACACGTCAGCGATGTATGCCAAGTCGGGGTTTGTACGACCATGGATCGGATACTTGGCTGCGCGCAGTTCGACCATCGTCGGCACTTGTGGCTTTAAGTCTCCGCCGGACAATAATTCGGTAGAAATTGCATACTTCACTTTCCCGGGGCATGAAGGTGACGGCGTTGCAACTGCGATGGCGCGGGAACTGGTTCAAATCGCAGCATCTGAAGCTCCTGGTATCCTGATTACTGCTCAAACCTTAGTGCAACGTAATGCATCTCACCGAATTCTTGAGAAACTGGGATTCGTTGCCCACTCCACCACGGATCACCCGGAAGACGGAACCGTTTTGGTTTGGCACCGGAATACCTAG